One stretch of Eretmochelys imbricata isolate rEreImb1 chromosome 1, rEreImb1.hap1, whole genome shotgun sequence DNA includes these proteins:
- the FGF23 gene encoding fibroblast growth factor 23, which yields MSQPCQCSRLDFMLFVLCSFKAIVAFPNFSPLLNPSWGNTDSLLHLYTFTEKNSFHLQINPDGYVDGTPHQSIYSALMIKSEDAGYVVITGVKSGRYLCMDVKGNIFGSHYFSQEDCMFKQRTLENGYDVYQSPKYNFLVSLGRAKQAFFPGMNPPPYSQFLPRRNEIPLIRFNTPEPHRHTRNADIDPLQILIPRGEAFDTGPQTLQTHFAHLPREPMRINPNDVVNPDDPLAMMDVRRNGSPRFYSTR from the exons ATGTCACAGCCCTGTCAGTGCAGCCGCCTGGACTTCATGCTGTTTGTGCTATGCAGCTTCAAGGCTATTGTTGCCTTTCCCAACTTCTCTCCACTGCTGAATCCCAGCTGGGGAAACACAGATAGCCTGTTGCACCTGTACACATTTACTGAGAAGAACAGCTTCCATCTGCAAATCAACCCCGATGGTTATGTTGATGGCACACCTCACCAATCCATTTACA GTGCCCTAATGATCAAATCTGAGGATGCCGGCTATGTGGTGATAACCGGTGTAAAGAGCGGGCGCTACCTTTGTATGGACGTTAAAGGAAATATCTTTGGATCG CATTACTTCAGTCAAGAAGACTGCATGTTTAAACAAAGAACACTAGAAAATGGATACGACGTGTACCAATCTCCCAAGTACAACTTTCTGGTCAGCCTGGGCAGGGCTAAACAAGCTTTCTTCCCTGGTATGAATCCACCACCGTACTCCCAGTTTTTGCCCAGGAGAAATGAAATCCCTCTGATCCGATTCAATACACCTGAACCCCACAGGCACACTAGAAATGCAGACATTGATCCTCTCCAGATTTTGATCCCTCGGGGAGAGGCCTTTGACACAGGACCTCAGACTTTGCAGACTCACTTTGCTCACCTGCCTAGAGAACCCATGAGAATCAATCCAAATGATGTGGTCAACCCAGATGACCCACTTGCAATGATGGATGTCAGAAGGAACGGAAGTCCGCGCTTTTACAGTACAAGATAG